In Paenibacillus phoenicis, one genomic interval encodes:
- a CDS encoding FAD-dependent oxidoreductase: MSIHPKNQQTFAQRCVLAFLCVLLMLETVGASTSAMAASTSTASPVSCGPGCNRYDIVMIGSEIEGVLLAKRAHDAGLSVLILDPREKPGGELIQGQMLVLDEPNDNRKRSLVQGEMKSLYDGYNAGTIRKLSAFESYYRKLIRGIPMRSGIAIDGVEIEETGKSGKGKTLKSITYLAKDGKLYQVQAGYFVENTDFNALTVHLGNKRIPGMESLYNGKKPDYMAATYMLRFKGVNWGKLHQAVLEDYPLTNVVKKYGPNTYVDWDFATGFSNITYQYKPRDSQLLLRGLNATYQKDGEVIVNGLLIYDVDPADPKSVRSAVAKGKAEAPYIAKFLRQHIPGFSKAELNGYPEYLYIRDYNRYETEYVLTYKDVMSSRMFWDNVTLGGYPVDLQATRAVKKGIGYGKPDRYGIPLRSFELKSYDNVLVAGKNIGADIKAYGSARIIPTTALAAETMGILLAREWKKGHKRLSELTPADFRRIHQYLKKDYNIRIDQ, translated from the coding sequence ATGTCAATTCATCCCAAGAACCAACAAACTTTTGCTCAACGATGTGTATTGGCTTTCCTGTGCGTACTGCTAATGCTTGAAACGGTGGGCGCGTCAACTTCGGCGATGGCAGCATCAACTTCAACTGCATCTCCCGTATCTTGCGGGCCGGGCTGCAATCGTTATGACATTGTCATGATCGGCAGCGAAATTGAAGGGGTGCTCTTGGCAAAGCGAGCGCATGATGCCGGGCTAAGCGTACTGATCCTCGATCCGCGCGAGAAGCCGGGCGGGGAGCTGATCCAAGGGCAGATGCTCGTGCTGGACGAACCCAACGACAATCGCAAGCGCAGCTTGGTGCAAGGCGAAATGAAATCCCTGTACGACGGCTACAATGCCGGGACGATTCGCAAATTGTCCGCCTTTGAAAGCTATTACCGCAAGCTGATCCGCGGGATTCCTATGCGCAGCGGCATCGCCATCGACGGCGTGGAGATTGAAGAGACCGGCAAGTCTGGGAAAGGGAAAACGCTGAAATCGATCACCTACCTGGCCAAAGACGGCAAGTTGTATCAAGTACAGGCGGGGTATTTTGTGGAAAATACCGATTTTAACGCACTCACCGTCCATCTTGGCAATAAACGGATCCCAGGGATGGAAAGCTTGTACAACGGCAAGAAGCCGGATTATATGGCGGCTACTTATATGCTGCGGTTCAAGGGCGTCAACTGGGGGAAGCTGCATCAAGCGGTGCTGGAGGATTATCCGCTGACGAATGTCGTCAAGAAATACGGCCCCAATACATATGTCGATTGGGATTTTGCCACCGGCTTCAGCAACATCACCTACCAGTACAAGCCGCGGGATTCCCAATTACTGCTGAGAGGACTGAATGCCACCTATCAGAAAGACGGCGAAGTGATCGTCAATGGCTTGCTGATTTACGATGTCGATCCGGCCGATCCGAAATCGGTCCGTTCCGCCGTGGCTAAGGGCAAGGCCGAAGCGCCGTATATCGCCAAATTTTTGCGTCAGCATATTCCCGGCTTCAGCAAAGCTGAGCTGAACGGGTATCCCGAATATTTGTACATCCGCGACTATAACCGTTATGAAACGGAGTACGTGCTGACTTATAAGGACGTGATGTCGAGCCGGATGTTCTGGGACAATGTGACGCTTGGAGGATATCCCGTCGATTTGCAGGCGACCCGCGCCGTGAAGAAGGGCATCGGTTACGGTAAGCCGGATCGCTACGGGATTCCCCTGCGTTCCTTTGAGCTGAAGTCCTACGACAACGTCCTGGTAGCTGGCAAAAATATCGGTGCGGATATCAAAGCCTACGGAAGCGCCCGCATCATTCCAACCACCGCGCTGGCCGCGGAAACGATGGGCATCCTGCTCGCGCGCGAATGGAAGAAGGGCCATAAGCGGTTAAGCGAGCTGACCCCAGCTGATTTCCGCCGAATCCACCAATATTTGAAGAAGGATTACAACATCCGGATTGATCAATGA
- a CDS encoding copper homeostasis protein CutC, with amino-acid sequence MLLEVIATCVEDAIVAEANGADRLELITAITEGGLTPGIGLVQQVVKAVAIPVHVMVRPHSRSFVYGEADLLTMEAEVRAIAEAGAAGIVFGALTADRKIDEAALERILVLTGGLNVTFHRAFDELADLPSGLRTLMKYPQVNRVLTSGGPRSAPQAVSEIRELVELARGSSLRILAGHGLTLETVSQVIANTGVTEVHFGSAVRIGGDGLAPLDPSKLLSLSRLLRGINRQGTP; translated from the coding sequence GTGCTGCTAGAGGTTATAGCAACCTGTGTGGAGGACGCCATCGTGGCGGAGGCGAATGGAGCGGATCGGCTGGAGCTGATTACGGCGATCACGGAAGGGGGACTGACCCCCGGTATTGGCTTGGTTCAACAAGTGGTGAAGGCGGTGGCCATTCCCGTTCACGTGATGGTGCGCCCGCATAGCCGGTCTTTTGTGTACGGAGAAGCCGATTTGCTGACGATGGAAGCCGAAGTCCGAGCGATTGCCGAAGCGGGGGCGGCGGGCATCGTGTTTGGCGCGCTGACGGCCGATCGTAAGATCGACGAGGCTGCGCTGGAGCGGATTTTGGTGCTGACCGGCGGGCTTAACGTTACGTTTCACCGGGCGTTTGACGAGTTGGCCGATTTGCCGTCCGGATTGCGCACGCTCATGAAGTACCCGCAGGTAAACCGGGTGCTGACATCGGGCGGACCGCGCTCTGCGCCGCAGGCGGTTTCCGAGATTCGGGAGCTGGTGGAGCTGGCACGCGGCAGCTCGCTGCGCATTTTAGCTGGACACGGCTTGACCCTGGAGACGGTCTCGCAAGTCATTGCCAATACGGGCGTGACCGAAGTGCATTTCGGTTCTGCCGTACGAATCGGCGGGGACGGGCTGGCTCCCCTCGACCCCTCCAAGCTGCTGAGCTTATCTCGTTTATTGCGTGGCATAAATCGACAGGGAACACCATAA
- a CDS encoding sporulation protein, with amino-acid sequence MSFIKKMLASVGIGSAQINTELDVDEVRLGGEISGTVYVDGGQTEQSIGNIYLKLKTNYLRESNDRKIRTTGTIAKYLVTEGFELRPGERKQIPFRFRLPEQMPVTLHNVPIWVESGLDIEMALDPKDEDLIRVLPDAKMQTVLDAVDLLGFRLREVTNDYAPRLGGALPFVQEFEYVPGTKFRGYLDELEILFFPRGDALELVMQIDRRARGLSGLFAEALELDERFVRLPLSREVLQSSPHAVASLLEDVIRRHL; translated from the coding sequence ATGTCGTTTATCAAGAAAATGCTAGCCAGTGTGGGGATCGGCTCGGCGCAGATCAATACGGAGCTGGATGTCGACGAAGTCCGGCTGGGCGGTGAGATCAGCGGTACCGTTTATGTGGATGGCGGACAGACTGAGCAATCGATCGGTAACATTTACTTGAAGCTGAAAACCAACTACCTGCGCGAATCCAATGACCGCAAAATAAGAACAACCGGCACGATCGCCAAATACCTTGTCACCGAAGGCTTCGAGCTGCGGCCCGGGGAGCGGAAGCAGATCCCGTTCCGGTTCCGGCTTCCAGAGCAAATGCCGGTGACGCTGCATAACGTGCCGATCTGGGTAGAAAGCGGACTCGACATCGAGATGGCCTTGGATCCAAAGGATGAGGACCTGATTCGTGTCCTGCCGGACGCAAAAATGCAAACCGTGCTGGATGCCGTCGATTTGCTGGGCTTTCGGTTGCGCGAAGTGACCAATGACTATGCCCCAAGACTTGGCGGCGCTCTGCCGTTCGTGCAGGAATTTGAATATGTCCCCGGCACCAAGTTCCGCGGATACCTCGACGAGCTGGAGATCCTGTTCTTCCCGCGGGGCGACGCCTTGGAACTGGTGATGCAGATCGATCGCCGGGCCCGCGGCTTAAGCGGCTTGTTCGCCGAGGCGCTGGAGCTGGATGAACGGTTCGTACGACTGCCTCTGTCGAGAGAGGTACTCCAGAGCAGTCCGCATGCGGTGGCCAGCTTACTGGAGGACGTTATCCGAAGACATCTCTAG
- the rlmN gene encoding 23S rRNA (adenine(2503)-C(2))-methyltransferase RlmN, whose translation MNKQSIYGMTKDQLAAWLLDRGHKRGRAEMVWEGLYRKRVTAFDAMEGVHPECLALLKEQFVIETLEEHVRQESIDGTIKFLFRLQDGNLIETVLMRHKFGLSVCVTTQVGCNIGCSFCASGLLKKSRDLTSGEIVEQVMKVQMHLDRQGKGERVSHIVVMGIGEPFDNYDNMADFLRVIQDPKGLAIGPRHITVSTSGLADKIIEFADSDLQVNLAVSLHAPNNELRTRIMKINKAIPIEKLMAAIDYYLERTNRRLTIEYILLKGVNDGTEHAQELADLLGDRFVNVNLIPYNPVDEHSQYQRSEQKSVLAFYDALKKRGLSVSVRLEHGADIDAACGQLRSKQLKQPS comes from the coding sequence ATGAATAAACAATCGATTTATGGTATGACGAAGGATCAGCTGGCCGCTTGGCTGCTGGACCGTGGACATAAACGAGGCCGGGCCGAGATGGTATGGGAGGGTCTATACCGCAAACGGGTTACTGCGTTCGATGCAATGGAAGGCGTTCATCCCGAATGCCTCGCCCTGCTGAAGGAACAGTTTGTTATCGAAACCTTGGAGGAGCATGTCCGCCAAGAGTCGATCGATGGGACGATCAAGTTCCTATTCCGCTTGCAGGACGGCAACCTGATCGAGACGGTGCTCATGCGCCATAAATTTGGTCTGTCGGTTTGCGTGACAACCCAGGTTGGATGTAATATCGGCTGCAGCTTCTGCGCCAGCGGGCTGTTGAAGAAGAGCCGGGATCTGACGAGCGGAGAAATCGTAGAGCAGGTCATGAAGGTGCAGATGCATTTGGACCGGCAGGGCAAAGGTGAACGCGTCTCCCACATCGTGGTGATGGGGATCGGGGAACCTTTTGATAATTACGACAATATGGCTGATTTCCTGCGGGTCATCCAAGACCCCAAAGGACTTGCGATTGGTCCGCGCCATATTACCGTGTCGACCAGCGGGCTGGCGGACAAAATCATCGAGTTTGCCGATTCCGATCTGCAAGTGAATTTGGCTGTGTCGTTGCATGCCCCAAACAATGAGCTGCGCACGCGGATCATGAAGATCAATAAGGCGATTCCGATTGAGAAGCTGATGGCGGCGATCGACTATTACCTGGAGCGGACGAACCGGCGGCTTACGATTGAGTATATTTTGCTCAAGGGCGTGAATGACGGGACGGAACATGCGCAGGAATTGGCGGATCTGCTGGGAGACCGGTTTGTGAACGTCAACCTGATTCCGTATAATCCGGTGGATGAGCACAGCCAGTATCAGCGGAGTGAACAGAAATCCGTGTTGGCCTTCTACGATGCGCTCAAAAAACGCGGCCTCAGCGTCAGCGTCCGGCTCGAGCACGGGGCCGACATCGATGCGGCCTGCGGACAGCTGCGCAGCAAGCAGCTGAAGCAGCCGAGCTGA
- a CDS encoding MGDG synthase family glycosyltransferase: MKQNMHIVILTAGYGNGHIQVARTLEQSLTRSGVRSVSVIDLYREAHPGLNSISRHLYLYSPWFSTYGLDYYGWSYYATKDLQQTSAIAKWGNQLGMKKLIALLQKQRPDAIINTFPFGGITEHLRKHGIRGPVFTVVTDFSLHNRWLFTQPDRYYVATADLKREMMERGVPAEAIVVSGIPVREHFYEPGRSSNPLTQTQARRSLERSRSILVMMGAHIPLPDAQRITAKLLALPDVRVDLVCGGNEKLRRQREAAASPGTAFCRSRTAPPIRLRRSNP, from the coding sequence ATGAAGCAAAACATGCATATCGTCATCCTGACCGCCGGATACGGCAACGGCCATATCCAGGTAGCGCGGACGCTGGAGCAATCCCTGACCCGTTCGGGCGTCCGTTCGGTCAGCGTGATCGACCTGTACCGTGAAGCCCATCCGGGACTCAATTCTATTTCCCGGCATCTCTACTTATACAGCCCGTGGTTCTCAACCTACGGCTTAGATTATTACGGTTGGAGCTATTACGCAACGAAGGATCTCCAGCAGACGAGCGCTATAGCGAAATGGGGAAACCAGCTGGGCATGAAAAAACTCATCGCCCTGCTCCAAAAGCAGCGGCCAGACGCGATCATCAACACCTTCCCCTTCGGCGGCATTACGGAACACTTGCGAAAACACGGCATTCGGGGGCCGGTCTTTACAGTTGTGACCGACTTCAGCCTGCACAACCGCTGGTTGTTCACGCAGCCGGACCGTTATTATGTGGCGACCGCCGATTTGAAGCGGGAGATGATGGAGCGCGGCGTGCCGGCAGAGGCGATTGTGGTCAGCGGCATCCCCGTGCGGGAGCATTTTTATGAGCCGGGGCGATCCTCAAATCCGCTGACGCAGACCCAGGCAAGGCGATCCTTGGAGAGATCCCGCTCCATTCTGGTCATGATGGGGGCGCATATTCCTTTGCCCGACGCCCAGCGGATCACCGCCAAGCTGTTGGCACTGCCGGACGTGCGAGTGGACCTCGTCTGCGGAGGCAACGAGAAGCTGCGGAGGCAACGAGAAGCTGCGGCGTCGCCTGGAACGGCGTTTTGCCGGTCACGAACGGCTCCGCCTATTCGGTTACGTCGAAGCAATCCATGA
- a CDS encoding glycosyltransferase, with amino-acid sequence MERRFAGHERLRLFGYVEAIHDRIREAACIVTKAGGITLSEAIQIRTPIVVYKPFSGQERENARYLERKGAAVVASSPRTLAEQVQELLDSEVRRARMLQQYDELAAGCATETIVRDVLRLAGRLPALADG; translated from the coding sequence CTGGAACGGCGTTTTGCCGGTCACGAACGGCTCCGCCTATTCGGTTACGTCGAAGCAATCCATGACCGTATACGGGAAGCCGCTTGCATCGTGACGAAGGCTGGCGGTATCACATTGTCGGAAGCGATCCAGATCCGCACGCCGATCGTGGTCTACAAGCCGTTCTCCGGCCAGGAGCGGGAAAACGCGAGGTATCTGGAGCGCAAAGGCGCAGCCGTAGTGGCCTCCTCGCCGCGAACCTTGGCGGAGCAGGTGCAAGAGCTGCTTGATTCCGAGGTCCGCCGGGCCCGGATGCTCCAGCAATACGACGAACTGGCCGCGGGTTGCGCCACCGAGACGATCGTCCGGGACGTACTGCGCCTGGCGGGCCGACTGCCGGCGTTGGCGGACGGCTAA
- a CDS encoding MFS transporter yields the protein MKSTRRWISSHHLTPAFLHCAAILFFTEIARSAFLISFLPAYAKERQITLAAVGLAISVHYLADTLIKVLTGYVLDRFPARVILNIFLLLGLLGLFVSYGVHAPWAIVLGAGLIGIGVSPVWLLCLSEIREDRRGSQMGSIYTIWLVSLGLGPVGVNFLIDRSYVLSFWLLAGCWAAGWLLAALKRMDFSSRRLLESTVPFKQQIREIGSKLAQMKPLVPGMIVQTLAAGLLVPVLPSFASEYLALDYSDYSIVLMAGGCMTVLLLVPMGRLADKWGYKWLLIAGFGALAACLGLLIYSRQIFSTMLLAVCLGAAYAAVLPAWNAILSHYVPAEQKATGWGVLSGIEGIGVILGPILGGWMAESFDVTVTVGISSLLLFGIMLFYWIRPVRQHQRGQYRQRS from the coding sequence ATGAAAAGTACTCGCCGATGGATATCCAGTCATCATCTTACTCCAGCATTTCTGCACTGCGCGGCCATTTTGTTTTTCACAGAAATCGCCCGCAGCGCCTTTCTTATCTCATTCCTGCCCGCCTATGCCAAAGAACGCCAGATTACGCTGGCGGCGGTTGGTTTAGCGATCTCGGTCCATTATTTGGCCGACACGCTGATTAAGGTCCTCACAGGATACGTGCTGGATCGGTTCCCCGCCCGGGTGATCTTGAATATCTTCCTGCTGCTCGGACTGCTCGGCCTGTTCGTCTCTTACGGAGTTCATGCTCCTTGGGCGATTGTCCTTGGGGCGGGCCTGATCGGGATTGGGGTCTCGCCCGTCTGGCTGCTCTGCCTCTCCGAGATCCGGGAGGACCGCCGCGGCTCACAGATGGGATCGATTTATACGATTTGGCTCGTCTCGCTGGGCCTAGGCCCAGTTGGCGTCAATTTTCTGATCGACCGCAGCTATGTGTTATCGTTCTGGCTATTGGCCGGATGCTGGGCCGCGGGGTGGCTGCTGGCCGCCCTGAAACGGATGGATTTCTCATCCCGACGCTTGCTGGAGTCTACGGTCCCATTTAAACAGCAAATACGTGAAATCGGGAGCAAGCTTGCGCAAATGAAGCCGCTTGTGCCCGGCATGATTGTGCAAACGCTTGCCGCCGGTCTGCTGGTGCCCGTCCTGCCGAGCTTTGCCTCCGAGTATTTGGCGCTGGATTATTCGGATTATTCCATCGTGTTGATGGCTGGGGGCTGCATGACCGTCCTGCTGCTCGTTCCGATGGGCCGGCTTGCCGACAAATGGGGTTACAAATGGCTGTTGATCGCCGGTTTTGGCGCCTTAGCCGCCTGCCTTGGATTGCTGATCTACTCCCGGCAGATCTTCAGCACGATGCTGCTCGCCGTCTGTCTTGGTGCGGCGTATGCCGCTGTACTCCCGGCATGGAACGCCATCCTGTCCCACTACGTTCCTGCCGAACAAAAAGCGACCGGCTGGGGCGTCCTCTCCGGCATCGAAGGGATTGGTGTCATCCTCGGCCCCATTCTGGGCGGCTGGATGGCAGAAAGCTTCGACGTCACGGTGACGGTTGGGATCAGCTCACTGTTGTTGTTCGGCATCATGCTGTTTTACTGGATTCGTCCCGTGCGGCAGCATCAACGGGGACAATACCGGCAGCGTAGTTGA
- a CDS encoding phosphatase PAP2 family protein translates to MKHRYYLRLREYDNRLFRWCNHSLSHPWLDRILKGLTHLGSAAFTIALTLSVVLFTTGSWQRAGWHSLIALTVSHLLAVVIKKRFQRTRPYEALQNARISIHPLKDYSFPSGHTTAAFSTFIPLLYAAPGLAQLLLPLAFIVGLSRIYLGVHYPSDVLAGGLLGAMTALLVVLSAGLV, encoded by the coding sequence ATGAAACATCGCTATTATCTTCGGCTGCGCGAGTACGATAACCGGCTGTTTCGGTGGTGCAATCATTCGCTGAGTCACCCGTGGCTGGATCGGATTCTGAAAGGACTTACTCATCTGGGGAGTGCTGCGTTTACGATCGCTTTAACCCTTTCTGTGGTCCTCTTCACCACGGGTTCATGGCAACGGGCAGGATGGCACAGCCTGATCGCTCTAACCGTTAGCCATCTGCTTGCGGTAGTGATTAAGAAGCGATTCCAGCGTACGCGCCCATACGAAGCGTTGCAGAATGCAAGGATCTCCATCCACCCGCTCAAGGACTACTCGTTCCCATCCGGGCACACAACGGCCGCTTTTTCGACGTTTATCCCGCTCCTATACGCGGCTCCGGGTCTGGCGCAACTGCTTCTGCCGCTTGCTTTTATCGTTGGCCTGTCGCGAATTTACCTTGGCGTCCATTACCCCTCCGATGTGCTGGCGGGCGGCTTACTTGGAGCCATGACTGCCCTCCTCGTTGTTTTAAGCGCCGGGCTGGTCTAG
- a CDS encoding YkoP family protein gives MQVKTIMKQSVQTVWMGWERVFELFSRLRSKYAGEFGICKMFVTQYRGKSMQCEDGTWIQDGDWIGELHLDNRQILAMLQSNEANRVALKVARLAKNAMSQICAEMQRNPQLSQVKALQGITLLHRGITHGLGFETHHVEQGAFRTLTTTYLRLLLTVFHPSHRKRITGHADKLIPVKLVMSRASLFRKFGQLGMEKVM, from the coding sequence ATGCAAGTGAAAACGATCATGAAGCAATCCGTCCAAACGGTTTGGATGGGCTGGGAGCGGGTATTTGAGCTGTTTAGCCGACTGCGCTCCAAGTACGCCGGAGAGTTCGGCATCTGCAAAATGTTTGTCACCCAATACCGCGGCAAAAGCATGCAATGCGAGGACGGGACGTGGATTCAGGATGGGGATTGGATTGGGGAGCTGCATTTGGATAACCGCCAAATCCTCGCCATGCTGCAATCCAATGAGGCGAACCGGGTCGCCTTGAAGGTCGCCCGGCTTGCAAAAAACGCGATGTCGCAAATCTGCGCCGAAATGCAAAGAAACCCGCAGCTTAGTCAGGTGAAGGCGCTGCAAGGGATTACGTTGCTGCATCGGGGCATCACGCATGGGTTGGGCTTCGAAACGCACCACGTTGAACAGGGGGCCTTCCGGACATTGACGACCACCTATCTGCGGTTGCTGCTCACCGTCTTTCATCCGAGCCATCGCAAACGGATCACCGGCCATGCGGACAAGCTGATTCCGGTGAAGCTGGTGATGAGCCGCGCGTCACTGTTCCGGAAATTTGGGCAATTGGGGATGGAGAAGGTGATGTAA